The following are encoded in a window of Thermodesulfobacterium geofontis OPF15 genomic DNA:
- a CDS encoding Trm112 family protein, producing MEKAKIQEYLKVLACPKCKGDLIYKIWNEKEGFYCKKCELFYPIEEDIPIMLIEEAIPLSEKNESS from the coding sequence ATGGAAAAAGCAAAAATTCAAGAATATTTAAAGGTATTAGCTTGTCCTAAATGTAAAGGAGATTTAATTTATAAAATATGGAATGAGAAAGAGGGATTTTATTGTAAAAAATGCGAACTTTTTTATCCTATAGAGGAAGATATTCCTATAATGCTTATAGAAGAAGCTATCCCTCTTTCAGAAAAAAATGAGTCATCCTAA
- the efp gene encoding elongation factor P, with the protein MAYTTSDFKKGLKIEWEGKLYEILDFQHVKVSKNQPTVRTKLKDLATGRVLEVNFRAGERFEKPDFQEKEMQYLYKEGDQYVFMDLEDYDQVYIKEEDVGEASKYLKENLNVYVLYHKGKVVSIELPNVVELKVIETEPGVKGDTVGTATKPAKLETGLVIQVPLFINEGDIIKVDTRTGKYLERAG; encoded by the coding sequence ATGGCTTACACAACCTCAGATTTTAAAAAAGGCTTAAAGATTGAATGGGAAGGTAAATTGTATGAAATTTTAGATTTTCAACATGTAAAAGTCTCTAAAAATCAACCTACTGTAAGAACAAAATTAAAAGATCTTGCTACTGGTAGAGTTTTAGAGGTAAATTTTAGAGCTGGAGAGCGTTTTGAAAAGCCGGATTTTCAAGAAAAGGAAATGCAATATTTATATAAAGAAGGAGATCAATATGTTTTTATGGATTTAGAAGATTATGACCAAGTTTATATAAAAGAGGAAGATGTAGGAGAAGCATCAAAATATTTAAAAGAAAATTTAAATGTATATGTTTTATATCATAAAGGGAAAGTGGTAAGTATAGAGCTTCCTAATGTAGTTGAATTAAAAGTAATAGAAACTGAGCCTGGAGTTAAGGGAGATACAGTAGGAACCGCAACTAAACCTGCAAAACTTGAAACAGGACTTGTAATTCAAGTCCCTCTTTTTATAAATGAGGGAGATATAATAAAAGTTGATACAAGAACAGGAAAATATTTAGAAAGAGCTGGTTAA
- a CDS encoding DUF4416 family protein: MSHPKSPPPQLYFVAITGKDLDLWEKALDLLKPELGSPIFQSKIYDFSSFTSYYAKEMGENLKKGIYFFEKLKPPEYLIDLKYKCYEIEKNFADSLGNRRINLDPGYLGLSKVVLSTFKDYAHRIYLGKGVYAEVTLIYRNKTYMELPWTYPDYKQPEIIEIFNKVRAWYKENLNVN, from the coding sequence ATGAGTCATCCTAAAAGTCCACCTCCACAACTTTATTTTGTTGCTATTACAGGTAAAGATTTAGATTTATGGGAAAAGGCTCTTGATCTTTTAAAACCTGAACTCGGCTCCCCTATCTTTCAATCTAAAATTTATGATTTTTCATCTTTTACTTCTTATTATGCTAAGGAAATGGGAGAAAACTTAAAAAAGGGAATTTATTTTTTCGAAAAATTAAAGCCTCCTGAATATTTAATTGACCTTAAATATAAATGTTACGAAATTGAGAAGAATTTTGCTGATTCTTTAGGAAATAGAAGAATTAATTTAGATCCAGGTTATTTAGGTCTTTCAAAAGTAGTTCTTTCAACTTTTAAAGACTATGCTCATAGAATATATTTAGGTAAAGGTGTTTATGCTGAAGTTACTCTAATTTATAGAAATAAGACCTATATGGAACTTCCTTGGACTTATCCAGATTATAAACAACCTGAAATTATAGAAATCTTTAATAAGGTAAGAGCTTGGTATAAGGAAAATTTAAATGTTAATTGA
- the moaA gene encoding GTP 3',8-cyclase MoaA, with amino-acid sequence MLIDHLGRKIEYLRVSVTDRCNFKCIYCFTHQNWKWLPHEEILRFEEIESIAKVFAKLGGKRIRLTGGEPLLRKNIEYLVEKLSQIPEIEDLSLTTNGSFLETLGEKLKKAGLKRINISLDTLNKEKFEKLTGTSEFEKVLRSIDIALELGFNPVKINTVIIRGFNEDEILDLAKLTLEKPVEVRFIEFMPIGKNSLWNEKHVVTIKEIKEVLESFSELIPDSSFGGGPAKVFRWKEAKGKIGLISPISEHFCHKCNRLRITADGRLRPCLFSDKEIDLKPILRKGEGTLEEAFSLALKIKPSEHNLNFTLKPMRAIGG; translated from the coding sequence ATGTTAATTGATCATTTAGGAAGAAAGATTGAATATTTAAGGGTTTCTGTAACAGATAGGTGCAATTTTAAATGTATATATTGTTTTACTCATCAAAATTGGAAATGGCTTCCTCATGAAGAAATATTAAGATTTGAAGAAATAGAAAGTATAGCAAAGGTTTTTGCTAAATTAGGTGGGAAAAGAATAAGATTAACAGGTGGAGAACCTCTTTTAAGAAAAAATATAGAATATTTGGTAGAAAAACTTTCCCAAATTCCTGAAATAGAAGACCTAAGTCTTACTACAAATGGCTCTTTTTTAGAAACTCTTGGCGAAAAACTTAAAAAAGCAGGATTAAAAAGAATAAACATAAGTTTAGATACTTTAAATAAAGAAAAATTTGAAAAACTTACAGGAACTTCTGAATTTGAAAAAGTTCTTAGAAGTATTGATATAGCTTTGGAATTGGGATTTAATCCTGTAAAAATAAACACTGTAATAATAAGAGGTTTTAATGAAGATGAGATTTTAGACCTTGCTAAGCTTACTTTAGAAAAACCCGTTGAAGTTAGATTTATAGAATTTATGCCCATAGGAAAAAATAGCTTATGGAATGAAAAACACGTTGTTACTATAAAAGAAATAAAAGAGGTTTTAGAAAGTTTTTCTGAACTAATTCCTGATTCTTCTTTTGGTGGGGGACCAGCTAAAGTTTTTAGATGGAAAGAAGCAAAAGGAAAAATTGGGTTAATTTCTCCTATTTCTGAACATTTTTGTCATAAATGTAATAGATTAAGAATTACTGCAGATGGAAGATTAAGACCTTGCCTTTTTTCTGATAAGGAGATAGATTTAAAACCTATTTTAAGAAAAGGTGAAGGAACTTTGGAAGAGGCTTTTTCTTTAGCCTTAAAAATAAAACCCTCTGAACATAATTTAAATTTTACTTTAAAACCTATGAGAGCTATCGGGGGATAG